atttgaagaagaaaaattgcaaGACAATGTATGCAATTCAGGCTGCACTGAATTCAGCAAATTTTGATAAGATCTCTCATGCTGAAACATCTAAAGAAGCATGGGATATCTTGGTGAAGTATTATGATGGTGGAGAAAAAGTGAAAGCTGTGAAACTACAATCATTGAGGAGGCAGTATGAATTACTGCAAATGGACAACAATGAATCGATTGGATCTTATGCATCAAAGGTTCAAGCACTGGTTCACACCATGAAGAGTTGTGGTGAAGAAATATCTGAGAAGATGATTGTTGAAAAGGTAATGAGAACCTTAACCCCTAATTTTGATCATGTTATTGTTGCTATCCAAGAAGCTGGTACAGTAGCAGACATGAAATTAGAAGATTTGGTTGGTTCTTTAGAAGCACATGAATTGATGATTAATGAGAGAAAGGGTGTACAAGAATATGTGCAAGCGTTGAAAGCTCAAACATTCAAGAAGAATGGTGGCTACAAAGGAAAGAATAAGTCCAAGAATGCTTCACAAAACCAGCAGAAATTTGATGAAAAATCTGAATCCTTCAAGAAAGGAGGAGGAACATCAAATTCGAATCCAAAGAAAAAGGATAAAAGTCACATTCAATGTTACAATTGCCAGAAGTGGGGTCATTATGCATCTGAATGCAGATCAAAGAAGGCAAAAGACAGTGATGATGAAGCAAACTTGGTGGAAGAAAACTCATATGAAGGTAAAGGTGCTGTAACCTTCATGGCTGCTATGTCAGAAGATAAAATTGCTAGTGGAGCATGGTTCTTAGACACAGGGTGTTCCAATCATATGACTGGTCATAAAGACTGGCtgatcaaatttgatgacacaAAGAAAAGCAAAGTGAAACTAGCATATGGTAGGTCCATACAAGCAGAAGGCACTGGGAACATGCTAATCAAGAGAAAGAATGGTAGTTCTGCCATAGTTGAAAATATCTTGTTTGTACCAGGTATGGATTGTAACTTGCTTAGTGTTGGTCAATTAATAGAGAAAGGCTTCTCAGTTAGTATAAAGAATGAAAACTTTGAACTCTATGATCCTGCAAACATGTTAGTATTGAGGTCACCTTTGGCTAAGAATAGAACTTTCAAAACTGTGATCAACAATGCTACAATAGAATGCATGAAAGTTGTGTCAGAAGATAAACAAAATT
This genomic interval from Trifolium pratense cultivar HEN17-A07 linkage group LG6, ARS_RC_1.1, whole genome shotgun sequence contains the following:
- the LOC123891705 gene encoding uncharacterized protein LOC123891705; translated protein: MASGNGGLPNNLPILDGKNWERWNKQMKYLFRFQDTLDVVINGVAALPTNANAEAKNNHKDLKKKNCKTMYAIQAALNSANFDKISHAETSKEAWDILVKYYDGGEKVKAVKLQSLRRQYELLQMDNNESIGSYASKVQALVHTMKSCGEEISEKMIVEKVMRTLTPNFDHVIVAIQEAGTVADMKLEDLVGSLEAHELMINERKGVQEYVQALKAQTFKKNGGYKGKNKSKNASQNQQKFDEKSESFKKGGGTSNSNPKKKDKSHIQCYNCQKWGHYASECRSKKAKDSDDEANLVEENSYEGKGAVTFMAAMSEDKIASGAWFLDTGCSNHMTGHKDWLIKFDDTKKSKVKLAYGRSIQAEGTGNMLIKRKNGSSAIVENILFVPGMDCNLLSVGQLIEKGFSVSIKNENFELYDPANMLVLRSPLAKNRTFKTVINNATIECMKVVSEDKQNWLWHL